From Scleropages formosus chromosome 9, fSclFor1.1, whole genome shotgun sequence, one genomic window encodes:
- the LOC108927470 gene encoding kallikrein-14-like, with protein sequence MKDKEPLELDTETKRYTAEGVLPREVYKRILGGHDCGLQDVLYHVSICRSPCTHRRHIICGGTLIRPQWVLTAAHCNEPDIRVVSDTHHVQNIANSHDIQEPFPHHLYQPNIRYHDIMLLKLRSPISDKPTAELPTARRCRKLCGRAIATREYRCNKGVYVLCNNLYCILLPSLPQGDSGGGLVIKNTVYGIVRSGCDTDITGNTPGIYINVCEFRTWIKSHTGSVTAASTIAFFPTMVSNTDKWIK encoded by the exons ATGAAAGATAAGGAACCGTTGGAGCTGGATACGGAAACAAAGAGGTACACAGCGGAAG GTGTGTTGCCCAGGGAGGTGTATAAAAGGATCCTTGGGGGACATGACTGTGGTCTACAGGACGTGCTCTACCATGTTTCTATTTGTAGATCTCCATGTACTCACAGAAGGCACATAATATGCGGTGGGACTCTGATTCGCCCCCAATGGGTTCTGACAGCAGCTCATTGTAATGAACC agacATCAGAGTCGTTAGTGATACTCATCATGTTCAAAATATTGCAAACAGCCATGACATACAAGAACCTTTTCCACACCATTTATATCAACCAAACATTCGTTACCATGATATTATGCTGCTGAAGCTGAGAAGTCCAATTAGCGACAAACCAACTGCTGAATTACCTACTGCTAGACGCTGTCGGAAACTG tgtggcagggccattGCCACCAGGGAATACCGCTGCAATAAAGGGGTGTATGTgctctgcaacaatctttat tgcatcctgctgccatctcttccccag GGGGACTCTGGAGGAGGCCTGGttataaaaaatactgtttatGGAATAGTTCGGAGTGGATGTGATACTGACATAACTGGAAATACACCTGGAATTTACATAAATGTCTGTGAATTTCGGACCTGGATAAAGAGCCATACTGGTTCAGTTACTGCGG
- the LOC108927478 gene encoding trypsin-like has translation MKILLLFFFFSFLTGAVPRYIYKRILGGHDCIPNQTSYHISICDNPCTSGDHVKCGGTLIREKWVLTAASCDGPNIQVIRSSQNLGRIESQRIAQRIRLNFGGQNGDHDIMLLKMEGKIDGRTPVREPNDGECKNLLAGKVHDFDVAGFGIRGYTDGDRPVSTKSLLCVNIEKTDCNQEWKIDNGRFCAGGKGKGTRTGDLGGGLIKNGVVYGVTERGHIPDEKNKAGIIPGVYINVCHFHAGINQHAAVINAA, from the exons ATGAAAatccttctccttttcttcttcttctcatttttgacag GTGCTGTTCCCAGGTACATCTATAAAAGGATCCTTGGTGGACATGACTGTATCCCAAACCAAACAAGCTACCATATTTCTATTTGTGATAATCCATGTACCAGTGGAGATCATGTAAAATGCGGAGGGACTCTGATTCGTGAAAAGTGGGTTCTAACAGCTGCCTCTTGTGATGGACC AAACATACAAGTTATTAGAAGTAGTCAGAATCTTGGACGTATAGAATCACAACGCATAGCACAACGTATCAGACTCAACTTCGGAGGTCAGAATGGTGATCATGATATTATGCTGCTGAAGATGGAAGGTAAAATTGATGGCAGAACACCTGTTAGAGAACCAAATGATGGAGAATGCAAAAATCTACTAGCAGGAAAAGTTCATGATTTTGATGTTGCTGGCTTTGGAATTCGTGGATACACTGATGGAG ATCGTCCAGTCAGTACAAAAAGTCTGCTGTGTGTCAATATCGAGAAGACTGATTGTAATCAAGAATGGAAAATTGATAATGGAAGATTCTGTGCTGGAGGAAAAGGCAAAGGCACCAGAACT gGGGACTTGGGAGGAGGACTGATTAAAAATGGAGTTGTGTATGGAGTAACTGAGAGAGGACACATTCCAGACGAGAAAAACAAAGCTGGAATTATACCTGGAGTTTACATAAATGTCTGTCACTTCCATGCTGGGATAAACCAACACGCTGCAGTAATTAATGCAGCTTAA